In Conger conger chromosome 9, fConCon1.1, whole genome shotgun sequence, the genomic stretch tatataatataatgtaatgtcatttaataAAAGTTAATGTAACGTAACAGTGTAacagaatgtaatgtaacataacagaatgtaatgtaacataacagaatgtaatgtaacataacagaatgtaatgtaacagagtttaatgtaatgtaatgcaatgtgacagaatgtaatgtaatgtaacagagtttaatgtaatgtaacacaatgtaatgtaatgtaacagagtttaatgtaatgcaacacaatgtaatgtagtgtgatgtaatgtCTCCCTCACCCTTCCACTGGGACGGAACGATGCCGTCCTTGCGCTGGAACACGGGCCTGGGGATGATGCGTCCCGTGCGGACCGACACCCTcaccttctccccctcctccgtGAAGCGCCACTGCACCTCCGTGGGCTTCCTGTGGAGGGACGGAGAGGCGCGTTCACGACCGCTCCCGAAAACAGCTCCGCAAAGCGGACCTCCGTCGCACTGTACCGCGGCCCGACTGAGACGCAAAACGCGTTCTCCGTCACCAACCCCTCTTACAGAACACACCGGAAGACCAGAGGCCAAAATACCCCCGTGTGCTCCTCAGACTGTTACGCTCACCCAGCATCCTATGAACTGTCCTCTCACAACAGATCgatgaaccaaaaaaaacaatacccaAGCCCCCATGGGTTACACTTTCTGCCCTGTCGCTGGCCACAAAGGGATGGTCACCACGGAACCAGACAGTGGGAtctactcagtgagcactttaatagatATTTAATAGACtcattaaatcttctgctgctgtggcctatccacatagagttATGATAcgttgtgtggtcagagatgctcttctgtataccactgttgtaatgtgtgtgttatttgtgttactgtcaccttcctgtcagcttttaaccagtctggcccttctcctctgacctctctcatcaacgaGGCATTTCTCACcggatgttttatgtttttcgcaccattctctgcattcTCTGcccatgaaaatcccaggagatcagcggtttctgagatactcaaaccaccctgtctggcaccaacaaatcGCTTAAGATCACATCTCTTCCCCAatctcacatttggtctgaaaaactgctgactCTCTTGACCGCGTCTCTGCATGCTTtcgtgcatttagttgctgccacacgattggctgattaaatatacaagctggtgcacaggtctacctaataaaagtgCTGGCCAATCAAAAACCTGACGCACTGACAGAAGTTGAATTTGGGTCCCGCTCTCGGGTCAGAAACACTCGATCACTGCACAGGACAGGATAACTGACAGGGGTCAGTTATCCTCTGTATAAGCGGGTGAAGCACAGGGGATATATGACCGGGCAGAGCTGACACAGACatctgggggcgggggggggggggggctcaccgGTCAGAGGGGTCCACCAGGCGGATGTCTTTCAGCAGCAGGGGGGCTTCACTAGCCATGTAGGTACCCCGATAATCCGCCGTTTTACCCACGTACCTGTaatgctggggggggggcgacgTAATGGATTAATCTCCCATGACAACCACTACACCAGCACTTGCATTCCGCTGAGCTGCAGCAACCATCGCCGTTTGAATTTGACCCACTTTAAACCAATAACATCGCCACTGATTGATCATggaatttgttttgcaccaatcattggttgcGTTATTAATATTGCGTGTACGAAAAAGACCTATAAGGAGCTAAAGGCCTCGGAAAATCAGAACCTTAATATGTTGTATGGATTTCGTTACAAGCAACTCACAAGTCACATTTAAAAATTCTGTACGGTACTCTGCTCCTCCCAACCGAGGGATAATATTTGCTTGGCAATGCTAAACCTTACTAAAATAATCCGTCATGCAACACTGATGCAAGTCCGTCTTCACAATGCAAGACGTTAATTCCCCTGTACTTtactgttaaaaatgtttttaaaaaaaggtcttCCGCAGGAAAACGTTGAGGCAATCTGCTGTAATTTGCACAGGAAATGGACCTCGAACCCCTTTAAACGTGAACTGCATTCAGAGGGCAGCGGTGTGGGTAAAGAGACGGGCGGGTTACTGTGTGTGGATAATGGATACAGGCTACGGCAGTGCTAGACTGTAAAACCGGCCGCAGGTGTTTCGTTTGGATCTTTACCGTATTGAGCCCCTCCAGGATGACCCAGTTGCGGTTCCGGAAGACCTGCGTGACCTTCCCCTGTTTCCCCTGGTCCTTCCCGGAAAGGATCTCCACCTGAAAACGGGGGTCCGGCAAGATTAGTTCCCGGTTGACACCGCTAGCTAAGATATAATGCCGGGCACAACAAAAGCCTCACTTTAAGATGCAAACTTAAATGGTACGTAGGGTGTTGAAAGATTACGGGGAGATAACCCTGGCATCCCGGTAAAATGACCACACACCAAGCTCTCAGTATCTAGCTAACTCCTCCAAACCTTTTCTTGAGCGCAATTTATCAGATGTTCTAATCCAGGGCGATTTGCAATGCAGTGTGACTGCCATCTGACTAGTCCGTTCATTCCAGGGAAGAGTACTGTTATTTAATCAccatggttaaataaaggttaaccGAGCACAGTGCTCCAGTGGAGCCGTTACCGTATCGCCCCTGAAGACCGACCACTCATCGTGCGGGATGTGGTCGACGAACACCTTCCTTCTCCGCTTGCCGGGTGGATTGAGTCTCTGCGCGGCGATGGTCCACGGCCGATTTGTGCCGAAGCGGTAGTCCGGCGGTACCTTGACCCGTCCGGCCATCGCCAGCAGCGCTGTTAGCCGCATTCTCCCGGCTGAAAGGCAAGCAAGCGAGTCCGGTTTGTGTTTTGACTACAACGGGCCGTGAGATTTAAACTTTACAAATCTCGATTTTGTATCACATTCTTAGCACAAACGTACTAAATTATTGCACAATGTTTTCCTTGTTTCAACCTGTGCTATTGAAGACTTCAAACTACCCATTGTTGgaagaaatacatatttatacaaacaatgaattacattttactcAATAGACAACTTTTACTTAATTCTTcatgaatgtaatgcaatatttcTTTCAAAATGATTCAACCAGGTAAAAGTGATTGTGAATAAATTCTAATTTACAACACTGACCTGGCCAAGAGGCATGCCTCAATCAAAACATATAAACTtagatgcacacacagtgaTGTGATAAACCATTCATCTCTATGTTACGAAGTAGCCAAACTGCATTAACTAGCGAGCTAAGGCAACATTAATTAGACAAGTTATTAAACATTAATTATACAACGGTGTGATTAACTGCTAACGAATATAAGGAGTCTGGCTGTCTAACAGACTTTGATTAAGTCAATTAATTGAACAAAACAGCATTAACAAACATGAAGAACAACAAGAAGCAAGAGCGATGGTAAAAATTTAGTGAAACCGTAAAAACAGTTCAACATATATCCAACCAGAAAGCTATTACAGTTAACTGATAAACAGTTTCATAGAATGGTCAGGGTTTGAAGGGAGCTAGGCTGATTGAGTTGCTAACAACGCCAGCAAATATAAacattatatattaaaatatacagctAGTTAGCTTTTCAAAATGAATTCGagaaataacacaaacacagttgtATCATTGCTGTAACTATTAGGTGCAATGAGTTAATCGATAGAAATATACTTATTGTATTGCTAATTTGTGGTAAACGTTGTAGCTACCTTGCAGCGACGCTCAATGTCACATGTAATGGTTGAACTCTAACCTTTCACCTTCTGCGAGCAAATCCTTTCGAATTTCGAAATTAAATTCAGGCAGTTACAAAACAGTTTAATGAAATCCAATTTCAAGACAATGGTTTAAAGAACATACGCCTGAGTAATATtaagaatgttttttaaaatacgTCAGCGGTGAACGACATCGAAGAACCGGAAGTACTGACACTTAAGATCCTCGAGCGCCCCATTCGGTCGAATCGTGCAAGTACACGCGACTCGTATCCAGCAAAGACCTGAATACTTTATAAGACCGACGCATGCTTATTTGACAACCTATTTCATCTAAATAAAATTACATCTAAAAAATTAACCATAGTTAAATGTTAATctatttatttcatgcattttgACTGTCATTATGACATTATGTTGATCAAATTCTGAATACGCTCTGTCATTGAGAGGATATCCGATTGTCTTGTTCTCACAATTCCAAACACATGTAATTGAGAATATGTTTGATGAGATGATTCCCACATTCatctatgtttaaaaaaaattatgttctgCTGGATTTGGCGAAAACCCAAATTATGGGCATCACATTTGGAGTTATATATTGCCTCTGCTCAACTTTTTTCCTTTATGATACGAACAAATACAAGTAATGCATTAGTACCTCCAGCAATTCTGTTGGTATAAAATAAAACGAAGCACAAATTGAGATGTCCCATTTGATTAACACAAGCAAGCACTACCCTTTTTACTCAAGCTTTACCTTGTAATTCTTACAAATTAAAGTACATCAGCTTCCGTTAGTGTCTGTGGGCATTGAACTCTTCTGACAGGCTAAAAGAGAAACATTTggaatgtttaattaaaaaaagaaaagaaatacagaacaagctttttttttataatcaaCTTGTTTATTGTTTTAACCAAATGGACTGAAGGCTACAGCAGAACTAGGCTTAGAGCATAGCTGAGTATCAATCTGCGtgaagagaggaaaaaagaaaaaggaaaggtGTTTTATGTCTGAATTTCTCACCCAACTACTCTACAAAGATTTTATTGGGAAGATGTGAATGGGGTAgggatgggggtgtggggtgatcATGATCAATGATcaggcaacaacaacaaaaacaaaggcattACATGTCTCAATACGTTTCAGGGAAGGGGGGGAAAAGTCATGCGGTCAGTCATTATATAAAGTGAAAGAttgacggggtgtgggcggtgggTGAAAGCAGTGTTGAAATGAACTTCAATGAAAGCCTCAGTCAAACGTGTGGTTTAAAATGGGATAGGCACATTTCAGTACAATCCAGGCAACATCCAGGGAGGAACTCGTGGACTCGGAACCAAACATAATCACACAATTTAAAGCAACAGTAAGTGCATGTTACATCAGGGAAACGCCAACGAAAAAATTTAGTTCTCCAGTCACAACGATAAGACAACTTTACCCAACCAGAGGGCACTTCTCATATTGAGAATACATAAACACTTAAGACACTTCGATTCGATTTTTGTcacctttttttgtttagtatgcaaaaaaaatgaaaaataaaacaggatgACAGCTTTGGCTTTGTGGTTATCAATATCTCGGTTATAAAACGGGATCACTTCAGCCCCAAAGGTTAGTGCAGGTTCACTTCAGAGCACTTTTAAAATGGCGTCTACAAAAAGAACTACAAATCCCATCAGTCAACAGCAAAGTAACGTTTAGTGATGTCAGCTTCTATCAGGGATTCTGTATGGGGAAAGTCACTTGTAAGATCTCACTTATCAAGCCACTATTCTCAATAGGGCCACActgtgccaaaaacaaaaaacaaacaaacaaaaaggataCACAGTAACTGTAtatcccaaaaaaataaaaatataactttattgtttttttatttttaagtttggTGTTCATTTTGCTGCACCATAAACTTTAACTTTGCACCCATGGGGCAACTCTCAAGCCTTAAATGCAACATCCAGGAATGTGTTAGCTTACTTTTATCAAAAAAGTCTTTGCACTTGCTCATATCATTTGATTGAATCCACGTACATTACTGACTTCTTAAGAGTttgagtttgggggggggggggggggggtggcagttGGGTTTAACCTCTTAAAtatcaataaatgaaataaaatattatagaGCACTTTTCCAGTAACCTTGCAACATTCAATAACAATATTTAATATCAGTGGGAGCGAGTTGTCATTTGGTGACACACATCTTGAAACATTTGGTCAGCTCTAGCATGTCACTTAATATCGTAATCTTAATATCAACAACACAGTCTGACAGGTGTATATAAAGCTATGCACAGTTAAAGCAAAAACAATTAGAATGCTGTGCAGAACATAATCCgtaagaaaataaatcattttaaccCAAATTGGGTCAAAAGAAGGGAATAAAATTAAGATAATATGTGTACATCTTGAACCCCAGAATGCTTTTGCAGGCttgttcatattttctttttttcatgaagCCCAACAACATACAGCAATTAGCAAATATATATCAAACTAACAGAGTGAAACTAAAGACAGATCTGAATTGAGTATGCGATGGAGTGATTATTTTCCTCTTCCAATGGATTAACATTACTAGTTCTGTCGCTGAAATACTGAACTTTTATTCTTTCAAATTAACATCTGAAAAGAGAACCAAGCGTGTGTTTCATATTTAAATTAATCTTTCGTTATCACCAAGTGGCCAGACTTTGTAAttgcactttttctttttttaaaacacccctatccccccccccccccgcaagcCTAAAACATTCAGCACTAGTGAATTTGATCTGGTCTCTGCAACTCTGCTTAATTGTATCCCAGATTAACAACATCCAATACTGGCGTACGAGTTTTGTGTTCTCTTTCCTTAATATTTAAGTTCTTCAAAAAGTGTCTCCATTATTTAAACTGCAGAAACCTAGAAATTCtgctaaattattttcattcaatGCTCAGTCTCGAAAAACTCTTTGTAGCTCTgggacgggggggggcggggccagggggcgGGGTCTCAGACCTTCTGAGGGTGTTAAGCGCTGTCCGTCAAAGCCTatgcagggagaaaaaaaaaaaaaaaagaagaaaaagaaaaaaagctaatGAGACCTTCAGGAGTTCTGGAACATTAAAACACAGCTCAGACTTCAGAATTGCTTCCACAGATCACTATCAGACACCAAGAGCGCTACGgagctccacgtcctgcgggccacagtgtctgcaagCGTGCGCTACGCCCCCTGATTTCACGAATTAGCTCATTACCTGAACCAAGGAGGAGAAATAATGGGTGAAATCAgatggtgtagcgcacggtaggagcgaatacctgcagacactgcggcccgcaggacgtggagttgaatAGCACGGCTCTATGACTTGTATGGTGAAATTATGTTgcttatggtaaatggtaaatggttggcatttatatagcatctttatccaaagcgctgtacaattgatgcttctcattcacccattcatacacacactcacacaccaacatttacatttttacattttagtcatttggcagacgcttttaatccaaagcaaccaacggcgattggctgccatgcaaggtgccgaccagctcgtcaggagcattttgggggttaggtgtcttgctcagggacacttcgacacagcccaggcggggggtcgaaccggcaaccctccgactgccagacaactgctcttagtgcctgagccatgtcgcccctatggTAAAGTGAGCTGCAATTTTTATTCATACGATTTCAACATGGCTATGTTTTATCCTTGGCAGCCTGTTTTCAGAGGCTGTGTATTTCCGAATCCGTAGCCAATTGCGATTCACCCTCTCACCTTCTCCGCTGTCAATTGCCCGTCGGTTGGTGGGTTGGCCTGACCCCCCGACTTCAGTTCGCTGGGCGGAGCCACAGCAGGGGGCGGAGCCGCGTTGGTGGGTGGGCCGACCGGTAGCCCCGCCCCTGCGCTGTCATTGGCCTTTagcgccccgcccgcccccggaGCGTCGGACTTCTTTCCGTCCGGCTTCGTTTCGCCCTCGGCTTCCCCGTCCTTGGGTCGTTTCGGAGAGGCCTAGAAACGAAACGCCAGCATTCATCACGACATCAGACATCGAAAACGTCCGGCCAACCCCACGCGTCCGGAGAATAAGGGCGTGTTCTCGTCTCAACTGCGTTCAGTTACCGGACACGCATTCGACACGGGCAAACCGTGTTTTCACCGCAAACTATGTTTACAAACACTGTGTACGATTTTTAAATGAGCATTCCAGGTCGTTCACCATCCACTTCCTAGAAAACGCGAGTTAACAAGATCGCATACCAGCAGGCATTTACATGTCAATCAAATTTCGGTCAATTTTCCGCTCCCccccaatcaatatccttttcacacagtggcGTGCGACCTCATTTGACATCCACCTCTTCATTGacatcagtcaaatcaactccccgcccttcaaaaattcccccGACAGACTATCGGGGAAGCTATTGCTACGTTAACGTCCGTTTTGTCTTTGATCACCGGCGGTCTCTCACCTCCAGCGAGTCCTCCGCCTTCCTCTTGCCGGCTCCCTTCTCGTTCTTTTCGTCGATGACCAGGTTCCCCTCGCCCTCGTCGCTGCTGCCctcaccaccgcccccctctcgcCGGGACCGCCGGCCGGctcgccccccgcccccttcgcTGGGGGCTCCTTCTTCTccggctgagggggggggggagggcaaaCATTTCAACCCCGATTCGGCTCACATGATCCGGCTAACTGTCGCATGAGGTGTGCTTTAAGgtaggatggtagatctctggGACCAGGGTTGGAAACCACTGCATTATGACATCATAATACAAGGCCCATCTACAAACGAAGAACGATAACTATGACAATAACTATACACATGTCATTCTAAAAATTGTGGTTGGCCACATCACAACTATAAcgacaatgacaatgacaaacaatatcgttgggatcacttCCAGGGCAATTCTTTCCCAGCTGCATAAACCATaacacactgacagccaatcaaaatccaaccgAATTTACAAGGCGTCACATGcgaaatggcagatgacatagcgGAGAGGCTATTCACAGAGTGTTAttgttcagcagtgtggatgctaacatcattattgttatagttatggttatggttatgggtAAAGTTTTGTTCtcggtgtggatgggccttaggAGTCCCTGCTAAGTGAACGTAGCGCACTTTAGCGTGACTTAAATTAAAATAACGTAACGTGCTGTCGCGGGCACCTCGTATCCTGCGGCCTTCACCGTGGGGTTGTTCTCGATCTCCCACAACCCATCGCTGAAGCCTTTCCTCTTGGTGGGCTTCCCAAACTTCTCCTTGCACTCCTCGTACGGGAACAGGTCCTTGGGGCCCAGGAACGCCCTGACGGGACACGGCAGAACACAGTCTATCCACAAGCGTACGACTCGCACCCCCACACTTTTACCGTGGAGATTTGGGTGAAGGTCGGCATCTCTCGGTTACGACAGAGAGCCGAGTGCAGAGGAGGCAGGCCCAGGCTCAATCTGGGCCCCTCCGTTTTTGGGCAGGAAGCCCCAGGGCGCTGCGGCCGTGGCGACCGCGTACTCACGTCTCGTGGGTCCCGAAGAAGAACACTTGGTACTTGTTGGAGGGGGACTTCACCGCGCCTTCGGGAAGTTCGTCGATCTGCGGGGGCCGACAGGAAACCAGGCTTACAACTCCCGAGCGGGCGAAAAACACAACAGCTGTTCACAACACAAATGTGGGGTCTCCAACGTTACAACACCCGCCAAAAAAACAACCACCCACTTGGGCAGACTCTGTGTCTGCAGGCCAAATGGTCCCTTGATGGTCTCTTATCAGCATTATATTAGAGTTGGTGCAATGGTGGAATAACGACTAGGAGTGAGAGATTAGGAACTCCTTGAGTCAACAAGATGTGCCATTTCAGTCACAGCAGGATGGTCAGCACACCACTGCCGACTGGAGAGGTGCAACAATATTGTCTACATCTGCCCGTTATGTGTATCTTCTTACAAactcttgtaaaaaaaataaataataataataataaaataaaattttaaaaaagtggaTAAAAAAGTAGTCACAGGAAAGGTTTGGGGTTCAGACTGACACGGAGTGTCATTTGTGCACTTTGTCACTGCTGGTACCGGaataaacacttcatattttcaTCAAGGTCGAGAGACGTCCTTTTTCCCCACAGCCCGTCTCACCCACACTTAGCTTATTAAACATATTACTTGTAAAAAGAAGAGACAGAGGAAGCGAATAGAAGACATAGTCAGCACATTCATGCACGCTATCCAACCGTTTGCAGAACTTTTACGGAAAAGCAAAGTGTGCACTGCACGTAGCGTTCATAGCTTTTCAGTTGTTAACACcaaacttaaattaaattaatcatgTTGATCGCATGATGCATCAAAGTAGGATGTTGCCATGCCAGCGGAAGGAAAATGGAACGTGGAAGCGTTAGGGAAATGGAGTGGAGCATCTGATGGGTTTTTCTGTATTACCACTCGAGTTACTACGGAAACCACCCCATTCCAGAACTGGCCAATGTACTGGCTCGGGGGAGCGCAGCCAATCA encodes the following:
- the mrpl24 gene encoding large ribosomal subunit protein uL24m, which gives rise to MRLTALLAMAGRVKVPPDYRFGTNRPWTIAAQRLNPPGKRRRKVFVDHIPHDEWSVFRGDTVEILSGKDQGKQGKVTQVFRNRNWVILEGLNTHYRYVGKTADYRGTYMASEAPLLLKDIRLVDPSDRKPTEVQWRFTEEGEKVRVSVRTGRIIPRPVFQRKDGIVPSQWKDGPKDTSPEDTLEKTYTPTLRTLEEEVMEALGIQEPRRARKSYWY
- the LOC133137315 gene encoding LOW QUALITY PROTEIN: hepatoma-derived growth factor-like (The sequence of the model RefSeq protein was modified relative to this genomic sequence to represent the inferred CDS: deleted 2 bases in 1 codon), which gives rise to MPRSNRQREYKPGDLVFAKMKGYPHWPARIDELPEGAVKSPSNKYQVFFFGTHETAFLGPKDLFPYEECKEKFGKPTKRKGFSDGLWEIENNPTVKAAGYEPEKKEPPAKGAGRAGRRSRREGGGGEGSSDEGEGNLVIDEKNEKGAGKRKAEDSLEASPKRPKDGEAEGETKPDGKKSDAPGAGGALKANDSAGAGLPVGPPTNAAPPPAVAPPSELKSGGQANPPTDGQLTAEKALTDSA